A stretch of Zymoseptoria tritici IPO323 chromosome 1, whole genome shotgun sequence DNA encodes these proteins:
- the HIRA2401 gene encoding histone transcription regulator HIRA, WD repeat superfamily (Histone transcription regulator HIRA, WD repeat superfamily), whose amino-acid sequence MRFTKPSWLIHGGEKKDHEVYSCHVSPDGTRLATAAGDGHVRIWSTDAILNASDPSYTKPRQLASLSYHSGTVHSVRFSPNGKYLASGADDKIVCVYTLDPGAPQHATFGSKEAPPAENWRIFRRLIGHDNDVQDLGWSCDSSILVSVGLDSKVVVWSGTTFEKLKTLGQHQSHVKGITFDPANKYFATASDDRSIKIYRFTSPPPNATAYDQSSNFTLETTVTAPFSASPLTTYFRRCSWSPEGAHIAAANAVNGPVSSVAIINRGSWDSEINLIGHEGPVEVCAFSPRLFCREPPPPLPYPKDYVSPGAVTVIACAGQDKTLSVWNTSFPRPFVTTTELSHKSITDLAWGPDGETLYLTSLDGMIAALVFEKGELGYPAPSGDYDKALAKYGAGRRVGIVENTDALRLEEGSKAGELKGVEGRMGELMGDAQAHAGTLVNGDTQMKDSVDGGVTNGVVSEEGANGTTPASAPPKDPQVERVDKLKQRVTITKDGKKRVAPLLLSSSNQGEANLPRPQMQAAVRQGAVNDEPAKILDLSKPYDGLPKGGLASLLMGNKRKYAEMTDADGEERAHEKRVHAVQQNGATPIMHNTDAGLAPATAATAAKRPAEIPDVLRPAIVNPSMTVSQVRLAVPMVRGVITRPLDPNKNPADGAEPQTNANDEDDSALVFEARNAMGPSRTGRPQDREPTRITLSKRGQTLWQDFIPRAVLLVTGNRNFWAASCEDGSLHLWTPAGRRLLNPLILEAQPVILDSRGWWLSAITAVGQCYIWNIKNRAVAHPPFHIAPVLDISSQTQQGHLTAGPSLMFARLNSQGRLVVAMSNGDGFSYNPDMLTWQRLSEAWWAVGSQYWNTTDTSVSAVASAAKQGAGSKSTDGPSFLDEINPENISAGIIPLLERNTTSQALVKGRAFFLQRLVKQLLSAEGFEGFESAVSVAHLENRLAAAQTLASKDEFRVYLIVYAKRIGAESLRGKVEELLRGLVGRVFEDGDADAGVEWSGKDENDEEIVGWKRIELLREVVMVLGKHRDLQRLTVPYARYLEVLDAAKGVNGDEAMITDG is encoded by the coding sequence ATGCGCTTCACCAAGCCATCGTGGCTGATTCatggcggagagaagaaagaCCATGAAGTCTACAGTTGTCATGTCTCTCCCGATGGGACACGATTGGCGACAGCGGCCGGCGATGGGCACGTACGAATATGGTCGACGGACGCCATCCTGAACGCATCCGATCCATCCTACACCAAGCCTCGACAGCTGGCTTCCCTCTCCTACCACTCTGGGACTGTGCACTCGGTGCGCTTCAGTCCAAATGGCAAATATCTCGCATCCGGCGCGGACGACAAAATAGTATGTGTCTACACACTGGATCCCGGAGCGCCGCAGCATGCCACGTTTGGCAGTAAGGAAGCTCCACCAGCAGAGAATTGGCGCATTTTCCGGAGGTTGATCGGACACGACAACGATGTGCAAGATTTGGGCTGGAGCTGCGATAGCTCCATTTTGGTATCGGTGGGACTGGATAGCAAGGTCGTGGTGTGGTCAGGGACAACGTTCGAAAAACTTAAGACGCTTGGACAGCACCAGTCGCACGTCAAAGGCATAACATTTGACCCTGCGAACAAGTACTTTGCAACTGCGAGCGATGATCGCAGTATCAAGATCTACCGGTTcacctctccgccgccaaatGCAACCGCCTACGATCAGTCGAGCAATTTCACACTGGAGACGACAGTGACAGCGCCCTTCAGTGCATCACCATTGACGACCTACTTTCGTCGCTGCTCGTGGAGTCCAGAGGGTGCGCACATCGCggccgcgaacgctgttAATGGTCCGGTGAGCTCCGTGGCTATCATTAACAGAGGTAGCTGGGACAGCGAGATCAATCTCATCGGACACGAAGGACCCGTGGAAGTCTGCGCATTTTCACCAAGACTGTTCTGCCGAGAACCTCCCCCTCCACTGCCATATCCTAAGGACTACGTCTCGCCTGGAGCAGTCACTGTCATTGCATGCGCTGGGCAAGACAAGACATTAAGTGTATGGAACACTAGTTTCCCGCGGCCGTTTGTTACCACGACTGAGCTGAGCCACAAGTCGATCACCGATTTGGCATGGGGTCCTGATGGCGAGACTTTGTACCTGACTTCTCTGGACGGCATGATCGCAGCACTTGTGTTCGAAAAGGGGGAGCTAGGATACCCGGCACCCAGCGGCGACTATGACAAAGCGCTAGCGAAATATGGTGCAGGAAGAAGAGTTGGTATTGTCGAAAATACAGACGCTCTGCGTCTAGAGGAAGGTAGTAAGGCTGGTGAGCTGAAGGGCGTGGAAGGGCGCATGGGAGAGCTGATGGGTGACGCTCAAGCACACGCTGGGACACTTGTCAATGGCGATACTCAGATGAAAGACAGCGTTGACGGAGGAGTGACCAATGGCGTGGTCTCGGAGGAAGGCGCGAATGGTACCACACCTGCATCAGCTCCTCCAAAAGATCCACAAGTCGAGAGGGTTGACAAACTCAAGCAACGGGTCACCATTACCAAAGATGGAAAGAAGCGTGTCGCGCCACTACTGCTTTCATCCTCAAATCAAGGAGAAGCGAATTTGCCTCGTCCGCAAATGCAAGCGGCCGTCAGACAAGGCGCTGTGAACGATGAGCCAGCGAAGATCCTGGATCTCAGCAAACCATATGACGGACTTCCGAAGGGCGGGCTCGCCAGTCTCTTGATGGGCAACAAGCGGAAGTACGCAGAGATGACCGACGCCGATGGTGAGGAGAGGGCACACGAAAAGCGTGTCCACGCAGTGCAACAGAACGGCGCCACACCAATCATGCACAATACCGACGCTGGTCTAGCACCTGCTACAGCCGCCACGGCTGCCAAACGCCCGGCCGAAATTCCTGATGTCTTGAGACCAGCCATTGTCAATCCTAGCATGACAGTCAGCCAGGTGAGGCTGGCAGTGCCCATGGTGCGCGGTGTCATCACACGACCACTCGATCCCAACAAGAACCCCGCGGACGGCGCCGAACCGCAAACGAATGCtaacgatgaagacgactcAGCTCTTGTTTTCGAAGCACGCAATGCCATGGGACCATCTCGAACGGGACGACCACAGGACCGGGAGCCGACACGAATTACATTATCAAAACGAGGCCAGACGCTATGGCAGGATTTCATTCCCAGAGCTGTATTACTTGTGACGGGAAATCGAAATTTCTGGGCTGCATCTTGTGAGGACGGATCGCTTCATCTGTGGACTCCAGCCGGTCGAAGACTTCTGAATCCTCTCATATTGGAAGCTCAACCCGTCATACTTGACAGTCGAGGTTGGTGGCTCTCAGCAATAACGGCTGTTGGCCAGTGCTATATTTGGAACATCAAAAACAGAGCAGTCGCTCACCCACCCTTCCATATTGCGCCTGTACTGGACATTTCCTCGCAAACACAGCAGGGACACCTGACAGCAGGCCCTAGCCTCATGTTTGCCCGCCTGAACAGCCAAGGCCGACTTGTCGTTGCGATGAGTAACGGTGATGGCTTCTCGTACAACCCCGATATGCTTACCTGGCAGCGATTGAGCGAAGCCTGGTGGGCGGTTGGCTCGCAGTATTGGAATACGACCGATACCAGCGTCTCGGCAGTGGCCAGCGCTGCTAAGCAAGGAGCTGGGTCCAAATCCACCGATGGTCCTTCATTCCTAGACGAAATCAACCCTGAGAACATCTCGGCCGGCATCATCCCACTTCTCGAACGGAACACTACTTCACAAGCTCTGGTAAAGGGTCGCGCATTCTTCCTTCAACGCCTCGTCAAACAGCTCCTCTCTGCTGAGGGCTTCGAGGGCTTCGAATCAGCCGTCTCAGTAGCACATCTTGAGAACCGGCTGGCGGCTGCTCAGACACTCGCATCAAAGGATGAATTCCGTGTATATCTCATCGTGTATGCAAAACGCATTGGCGCTGAAAGTCTGCGAGGGAAAGTCGAAGAACTGCTCAGAGGCCTAGTGGGCCGAGTCTTTGAGGATGGCGATGCTGATGCAGGGGTTGAGTGGAGTGGAAAGGATGAGAACGATGAGGAGATTGTTGGCTGGAAGCGAATCGAGTTACTTCGAGAAGTCGTCATGGTCTTGGGCAAGCACCGAGACTTGCAACGACTCACCGTACCATATGCGCGATATCTTGAAGTACTGGATGCGGCAAAAGGCGTCAATGGGGATGAGGCCATGATCACGGATGGGTAA